One Sphingomicrobium sp. XHP0239 DNA segment encodes these proteins:
- a CDS encoding GumC family protein, with amino-acid sequence MNNLPTPFRSSPDLPAGPGMAVSFDGMAGPDERLTSPFDSLLRMLWQRKWLIVGITALFVALGVLLSLTTTPQFRAVARLQIDRATPDVVRVDALEGQGANDWEFYETQYELLRSRRLSAKVVDALALDDEVGFVLGAEATQEDLEAIDPERRREIAIGRVNRGTTVDPVEGSEIVDVAFSSTDPEYSAAVANALAEEFIEMDIEQKFEASARLRTFLEQKLEETREVLEESEREAADYAQGRGIVQTEASGLDGGSINQATLTRLNGELAAATAARVQAEAALRANRQGATAAASLGNTGLTQMRQERASLGVELAKLQSDFGPEYPAVVALKSQIAEMDDEISREQGRTGSSVTTQLRGDFNRAVRAESALRARVAQAKGTVLNEQQQQIGLNIIQRDIDTNRQLYDGLLEQYKAVGVSAASESNRISIVDTAQVPGGPYTPNIPMNLAIAFVLGLASSMALVLVLEQLRNSRLTPDTLPSKLRVPLLGNTPRIEQKKGAVASPQDAQALSEAYYSALTAMRFIQEQGLPKSVFVTSSRQYEGKSTTAAAIATDLAALGNRVVLMDIDLRAPSVHKIVEAQLDVGVADYLAGREQLASLVRKSETENLDLVFGGTPPPNPSQLLSSGRLEQLIAEAGEMYDYVVVDGPPVLGLADAPLIARAVAGTLFVVESNRTPASTARAAIDRLVSVNARIVGALITKYDPNKDGYGYSYGGGYGYGYGTPYQYGD; translated from the coding sequence ATGAACAATCTTCCCACCCCCTTCCGATCTTCGCCGGACCTTCCGGCCGGGCCCGGCATGGCCGTCTCGTTCGACGGGATGGCCGGTCCCGACGAGCGGCTGACCTCGCCGTTCGATTCGCTGCTGCGCATGCTGTGGCAGCGCAAATGGCTGATCGTCGGCATCACCGCGCTGTTCGTCGCGCTCGGCGTTCTGCTGTCGCTCACCACGACGCCGCAATTCCGCGCCGTCGCGCGGTTGCAGATCGACCGTGCCACGCCCGACGTGGTGCGCGTGGACGCGCTGGAAGGACAGGGTGCTAACGATTGGGAATTCTACGAAACCCAGTACGAACTGCTGCGCAGCCGCCGTCTGTCGGCCAAGGTCGTCGACGCGCTGGCCCTCGACGACGAGGTCGGTTTCGTTCTCGGTGCCGAGGCGACGCAGGAGGACCTCGAGGCGATCGACCCCGAACGGCGGCGCGAGATTGCCATCGGCCGCGTCAATCGTGGCACCACGGTCGACCCCGTCGAGGGCAGCGAGATCGTCGATGTCGCGTTCAGCTCCACCGATCCGGAGTATAGCGCCGCCGTCGCCAACGCGCTCGCCGAAGAGTTCATCGAGATGGACATCGAGCAGAAGTTCGAGGCGAGCGCCCGTCTGCGCACCTTTCTCGAGCAGAAGCTTGAGGAGACGCGCGAGGTCCTGGAGGAAAGCGAACGCGAGGCCGCGGACTATGCGCAGGGTCGCGGGATCGTTCAGACCGAGGCGTCGGGTCTCGATGGCGGCAGCATCAACCAGGCGACGCTGACCCGTCTCAATGGTGAGCTCGCGGCGGCTACGGCTGCGCGGGTGCAGGCAGAAGCCGCATTGCGCGCCAATCGCCAGGGCGCCACCGCGGCCGCCTCGCTCGGCAATACGGGCCTCACCCAGATGCGGCAGGAGCGGGCCAGCCTCGGCGTCGAACTGGCGAAGCTGCAGAGCGATTTCGGCCCCGAATATCCCGCCGTGGTGGCGCTGAAGTCGCAGATCGCCGAAATGGATGACGAAATCTCGCGCGAGCAGGGTCGAACCGGCAGCTCGGTTACCACCCAGCTGCGCGGCGATTTCAATCGTGCCGTTCGCGCCGAGAGCGCGCTTCGCGCCCGCGTGGCGCAGGCCAAGGGCACTGTGCTCAACGAACAGCAGCAGCAGATCGGGCTAAACATCATCCAGCGCGATATCGATACCAACCGCCAGCTCTACGACGGTTTGCTCGAACAGTATAAGGCGGTCGGGGTTTCGGCAGCGTCGGAAAGCAATCGCATCTCGATCGTCGATACAGCGCAGGTCCCCGGCGGGCCCTACACGCCCAATATCCCGATGAACCTCGCGATCGCCTTCGTTCTCGGCCTCGCCAGCAGCATGGCGCTGGTGCTGGTGCTCGAACAGCTGCGCAACTCGCGTCTGACGCCCGATACGCTGCCCTCGAAGCTGCGGGTGCCGCTTCTCGGCAACACGCCGCGGATCGAGCAGAAGAAGGGTGCCGTCGCCTCGCCGCAGGATGCGCAGGCACTGTCCGAAGCCTATTATTCGGCGCTGACCGCGATGCGGTTCATCCAGGAACAGGGCCTTCCCAAGTCGGTGTTCGTGACTTCCAGTCGGCAGTACGAGGGCAAGTCGACGACCGCGGCGGCGATCGCCACCGACCTCGCCGCGCTCGGCAACCGGGTAGTCCTGATGGACATCGATCTTCGCGCACCGTCGGTGCACAAGATCGTCGAAGCGCAGCTGGACGTGGGCGTGGCCGACTATCTGGCCGGCCGCGAACAGCTCGCCTCGCTGGTGCGCAAGAGCGAGACGGAGAATCTCGACCTCGTGTTCGGGGGAACCCCTCCGCCCAATCCTTCGCAGCTGCTGTCATCGGGTCGGCTCGAACAATTGATCGCGGAAGCGGGCGAGATGTACGATTATGTCGTGGTCGACGGTCCGCCCGTGCTGGGCCTTGCCGACGCACCGTTGATCGCGCGCGCGGTCGCGGGGACCCTGTTCGTGGTCGAATCGAACCGGACGCCGGCGTCAACGGCGCGGGCCGCGATCGACCGGCTCGTCTCCGTCAACGCAAGGATCGTGGGGGCGCTGATCACCAAATACGATCCGAACAAGGACGGCTACGGATATTCCTACGGAGGCGGCTATGGCTACGGCTACGGCACCCCCTATCAATATGGCGACTGA
- a CDS encoding polysaccharide biosynthesis protein — MIRSLVSTISERAQSLPAILLNLPSVVRVAFVMVLDLILCVVAAALAHVLRIGEIYLDPNAFALTVALAVLTWFPLALWSGLYRGMARYFGSSGFEKLAFICFLQTVFLTFVYLLTAPIGVPRTLGVLQPLVLLALLVMSRVIISYGLLSHVQRGEEGTPQEAGLRRTLIVGVGAAARQIAVSMRYDPSLQLVGFIDPADALAGRQLENSSVWALRDIERVLESENIDSLFLANESLARADRRQLIARIQSVRPQVSIRILPSVRELADDRISLNDLKEIEIEDLLGRDEVRPLSNLIRPIEGTTVLVSGAGGSIGSQLCRQIVEAGPASLILAEVSEYALYRIEQELREESERQQVGTRLVPVLADLSRAEECERLFATHRPDRVFHAAAYKHVPLLEANVIRGAANNIRSTRYMVEAAERYRVDQFTLISTDKAVRPANVMGASKRVCELIVQARAVEAPDRRMCAVRFGNVLGSSGSVVPKFKRQIAAGGPVTVTHKDVMRYFMTIPEAASLVVQAGTMAEGGEVFLLEMGEAVRIADLAHTMIELTGLTVRNDANPGGDIEIVETGLRAGEKLYEELLIDADSIPTEHDRIVKAREEMIPWSRLAPSLAAFDEAFDRNDPDRVIALMEELVAGFEPQHRVGATAAA; from the coding sequence ATGATCCGTTCGCTCGTCTCGACGATCTCGGAGCGGGCCCAGTCACTGCCTGCCATCCTCCTGAACCTGCCCTCCGTCGTTCGGGTGGCGTTCGTGATGGTGCTCGACCTCATCCTGTGCGTCGTCGCTGCGGCGCTCGCGCACGTGCTTCGGATCGGGGAGATCTATCTCGATCCCAATGCCTTCGCGCTGACCGTCGCTCTCGCCGTGCTGACATGGTTCCCGCTGGCATTGTGGAGCGGACTCTACCGCGGAATGGCGCGTTATTTCGGATCCTCGGGGTTCGAAAAGCTCGCCTTCATCTGCTTTCTGCAGACCGTCTTCCTGACCTTCGTCTACCTTTTGACCGCGCCGATCGGCGTTCCCCGGACGCTGGGCGTACTGCAGCCGCTCGTCCTGCTTGCATTGCTCGTCATGTCGCGCGTGATCATTTCCTACGGACTGTTGAGTCACGTCCAGCGGGGTGAGGAAGGCACGCCCCAGGAGGCAGGCCTGCGCCGGACTCTCATCGTCGGGGTGGGCGCCGCCGCTCGCCAGATCGCGGTGTCGATGCGGTACGATCCCTCGCTGCAACTGGTCGGCTTCATCGATCCGGCCGATGCGCTTGCCGGGCGCCAGCTCGAGAACAGCAGTGTGTGGGCACTGCGCGATATCGAGCGCGTCCTCGAGAGCGAGAATATCGACAGCCTGTTCCTCGCCAATGAATCGCTCGCCCGCGCGGATCGTCGCCAGTTGATCGCACGGATCCAGTCGGTGCGTCCCCAGGTGTCGATCCGCATTCTGCCGAGTGTGCGCGAGTTGGCGGACGACCGCATCAGCCTCAACGATTTGAAAGAGATCGAGATTGAGGATCTGCTCGGCCGCGACGAGGTCCGTCCGCTGTCGAACCTGATCCGGCCGATCGAAGGCACCACGGTCCTCGTCAGCGGTGCCGGCGGATCGATCGGATCGCAACTGTGCCGTCAGATCGTCGAAGCGGGGCCCGCCTCGCTGATCCTTGCCGAGGTGAGCGAATATGCGCTCTATCGGATCGAGCAGGAATTGCGCGAGGAATCGGAGCGGCAGCAGGTCGGCACCCGGCTCGTTCCGGTCCTTGCCGACCTGTCGCGCGCGGAGGAATGCGAACGTCTGTTCGCCACCCATCGCCCCGACCGGGTCTTTCACGCAGCGGCCTACAAGCACGTCCCGCTGCTCGAGGCCAACGTCATTCGCGGGGCGGCGAACAACATCCGGTCGACACGCTACATGGTCGAGGCGGCCGAGCGATATCGTGTCGATCAGTTCACCCTGATCAGCACCGACAAGGCCGTCCGTCCCGCCAACGTGATGGGCGCATCCAAGCGAGTCTGCGAGCTGATTGTACAAGCCCGCGCAGTCGAGGCGCCCGATCGGCGCATGTGCGCGGTGCGGTTCGGCAACGTCCTCGGATCGTCGGGGTCGGTGGTACCCAAGTTCAAGCGGCAGATCGCGGCGGGCGGGCCCGTCACCGTCACGCACAAGGACGTGATGCGCTATTTCATGACCATTCCCGAAGCCGCCTCGCTGGTCGTGCAGGCAGGTACGATGGCGGAGGGCGGCGAGGTCTTCCTGCTGGAGATGGGCGAGGCCGTCCGCATTGCCGATCTCGCCCACACGATGATCGAACTGACGGGGCTGACCGTTCGCAACGACGCCAACCCCGGCGGGGACATCGAGATCGTGGAAACCGGCCTGCGCGCCGGCGAAAAGCTCTACGAGGAATTGCTGATCGACGCGGATTCCATTCCCACCGAGCACGACCGTATCGTCAAGGCGCGCGAGGAAATGATCCCCTGGTCGAGGCTCGCCCCCTCGTTGGCGGCGTTCGACGAGGCGTTCGACCGGAACGACCCGGATCGCGTCATCGCGTTGATGGAGGAGCTCGTGGCCGGCTTCGAACCACAACATCGCGTCGGAGCGACCGCCGCGGCGTGA
- a CDS encoding DegT/DnrJ/EryC1/StrS family aminotransferase, giving the protein MADTDFASWPDFDAEQVTAAADVLASGRVNYWTGGEGRAFEREFAHYSDCAHAIALANGTVALDLALHGLGIGARNGGSEHDEVIVTPRSFIASVSSVVNAGARPVFADIDRDSGNIEPATIEPHITQATRGVVPVHLAGWPVDMPTLMDLASSRDVAVIEDCAQAHGATIDGRSVGSFGDAAGWSFCQDKIMTTGGEGGMVTCQDDALHRAMWAHKDHGKGFAAVYEREHPPGFRWLHESFGTNWRMLEMQAAIGRIQLARMDRWTAARNANAARMVEALGEAVEAKALRVPRPRSGMRHADYKFYAYVEPERLRDGWSRDRIVAEITERGIPCFQGSCSEIYREKAFEGTDYAPAEALPVARELGETSLMWLVHPTITASQIDRAAQVTRDVMASAIQS; this is encoded by the coding sequence ATGGCTGACACAGACTTCGCATCCTGGCCCGACTTCGATGCCGAACAGGTGACGGCCGCCGCCGACGTGCTGGCATCGGGCCGGGTGAATTACTGGACCGGTGGGGAAGGGCGTGCGTTCGAGCGGGAATTCGCGCACTACAGCGATTGCGCTCACGCCATCGCGCTCGCCAACGGGACGGTCGCGCTGGATCTCGCCTTGCACGGTCTGGGCATCGGCGCGCGCAACGGCGGATCCGAACATGACGAGGTCATCGTGACGCCGCGCAGTTTCATCGCTTCGGTGTCGAGCGTGGTGAACGCTGGCGCGCGTCCCGTGTTCGCCGACATCGACCGCGACAGCGGGAATATCGAACCCGCCACTATCGAGCCGCACATTACCCAGGCGACACGTGGGGTCGTTCCCGTCCATCTGGCGGGCTGGCCGGTCGACATGCCGACGCTCATGGATCTTGCGAGCTCGCGCGACGTCGCGGTGATCGAGGATTGCGCGCAGGCGCACGGCGCGACGATCGACGGCAGAAGCGTGGGCAGTTTCGGCGATGCGGCGGGGTGGTCCTTCTGCCAGGACAAGATCATGACGACGGGCGGCGAGGGCGGGATGGTCACCTGCCAGGATGACGCGCTGCATCGTGCGATGTGGGCGCACAAGGATCACGGCAAGGGCTTCGCGGCCGTCTACGAACGCGAGCACCCGCCCGGGTTCCGGTGGCTGCACGAGAGTTTCGGGACCAACTGGCGCATGCTCGAGATGCAGGCGGCGATTGGCCGGATCCAACTGGCTCGCATGGACCGATGGACTGCGGCCCGTAACGCCAATGCGGCGCGCATGGTCGAGGCGCTTGGCGAGGCGGTCGAGGCGAAAGCGCTGCGCGTGCCCCGCCCGCGATCCGGAATGCGCCATGCCGACTACAAATTCTACGCCTATGTCGAGCCCGAACGGCTTCGAGATGGCTGGTCGCGTGACCGCATCGTCGCCGAAATTACCGAACGGGGAATTCCCTGCTTCCAAGGAAGCTGCTCGGAAATCTATCGGGAAAAGGCGTTCGAAGGCACCGATTACGCACCGGCCGAAGCCTTACCGGTGGCGCGCGAACTCGGCGAGACCAGCCTGATGTGGCTCGTCCATCCGACCATCACCGCGAGCCAGATCGATCGCGCCGCGCAGGTGACACGCGACGTCATGGCCTCCGCCATCCAGTCCTAG
- a CDS encoding sugar transferase encodes MHERIARLGDLLALLLALPLALPLMLVIAVLVRLKLGSPIIFRQPRTGFGGREFDLFKFRSMTDERDASGALLPDEQRLTSFGRLLRSLSLDELPSLWNVARGDMGVVGPRPFLHDYYPLYSPVQKRRFEVRPGITGWAQVNGRNAITWPQKFALDVWYVDHRSFWLDVKILALTVRKVFARSGIDAEGGRIMPRFTGNEDG; translated from the coding sequence ATGCATGAACGGATTGCCAGACTGGGAGATTTGCTGGCGCTTCTGCTGGCGCTCCCCCTCGCTCTGCCACTGATGCTTGTCATCGCGGTGCTCGTGCGCCTCAAGCTCGGCAGTCCGATCATCTTCCGACAGCCGCGAACCGGCTTCGGCGGCCGCGAATTCGACCTGTTCAAGTTCCGGAGCATGACCGATGAACGCGACGCTTCGGGAGCGCTGCTTCCCGACGAACAGCGGCTGACGAGTTTCGGGCGCCTGCTCCGTTCGCTCAGCCTCGACGAGCTTCCCTCGCTCTGGAATGTCGCGCGAGGCGACATGGGTGTCGTGGGGCCGCGCCCCTTCCTGCACGATTACTACCCACTCTATTCGCCCGTACAGAAACGCCGGTTCGAAGTCCGGCCCGGCATCACCGGGTGGGCGCAGGTCAACGGGCGCAACGCGATTACCTGGCCGCAGAAATTCGCGCTCGACGTCTGGTACGTCGATCATCGCTCCTTCTGGCTCGACGTGAAGATTCTCGCGCTCACCGTACGCAAGGTGTTTGCGCGATCGGGGATCGATGCCGAGGGGGGACGGATCATGCCGCGCTTCACGGGGAACGAGGATGGCTGA
- a CDS encoding TauD/TfdA family dioxygenase, which yields MSVEKMLWTATLAEGSEADTFAQLREAWEQSAIKVFLIRGGPADEPSMRSLYERHLADIGTAHHLAEDVTLGDRESQRSGGLWTDVRYDPNHPDAYRHSPNAQPLHTDGSYVASYPNATMMLCFAAAGEGGETIFIAADDLVDALAKEAPDLLDALDDHDLAHARSGDRRVEPVIDRSGAPTLVNWNYYCVADDVDERDAALRERYFDFLANSPAIRDRLLEIRMQPGDAVLWKDREVLHGRNAFSGHETSIRHLTKCAIDVGVMDEQAAR from the coding sequence GTGAGCGTTGAGAAGATGTTATGGACCGCGACCCTCGCCGAAGGGAGCGAGGCCGATACCTTCGCGCAATTGCGCGAGGCCTGGGAGCAATCAGCCATCAAGGTGTTCCTGATCCGCGGCGGCCCTGCCGACGAACCGTCGATGCGGTCGCTGTACGAACGCCATCTCGCCGACATCGGGACCGCCCATCATCTGGCCGAGGACGTGACGCTCGGCGACCGGGAGTCCCAGCGAAGCGGCGGGCTGTGGACCGATGTTCGCTACGACCCGAACCATCCCGACGCCTATCGCCATTCGCCCAACGCCCAGCCGCTCCATACCGACGGGAGCTATGTCGCGTCCTATCCCAATGCGACGATGATGTTATGCTTCGCGGCGGCAGGCGAGGGGGGCGAGACGATCTTCATCGCTGCCGACGACCTGGTCGATGCTTTGGCCAAGGAAGCGCCCGACCTTCTCGATGCGCTTGACGATCACGATCTCGCTCATGCGCGCTCGGGCGATCGGCGTGTGGAGCCGGTCATCGACCGCAGCGGCGCACCGACCCTGGTCAACTGGAACTACTATTGCGTCGCCGACGACGTTGACGAAAGGGACGCCGCGCTGCGCGAACGCTATTTCGACTTTCTCGCCAACAGTCCGGCGATCCGCGATCGACTGCTCGAAATCCGCATGCAGCCGGGGGACGCGGTGCTGTGGAAGGATCGCGAGGTCCTGCACGGTCGCAATGCCTTTTCGGGGCACGAAACCTCGATCCGCCACCTCACCAAATGCGCCATCGATGTCGGTGTGATGGACGAGCAGGCGGCGCGCTAG
- a CDS encoding glycosyltransferase family 4 protein, giving the protein MAERVVVIASDARSFLNFRSPLLLRFRDLGLDVTCLAPDLSRHDDVGAVLTGHGIAVEPLDLDRTGLNPLSDARGFFKLVATLRRIGAQHLLAYTIKPVVYGMLAGWLARIPRRTALITGLGYAFTGEATGRRGAVQRVARRLYRAALARASAIIFQNPDDAALFASMNLLPAKVPVTVVSGSGVDLSHYPPQPLPGGPLQFLMISRLLSAKGVREYARAAAMLKSEGHDARFLLVGARDSNPDAVSREEAESWNAHGALEWLGPSDDVRPHLANCHVYVLPSYREGTPRSTLEAMATGRAVVTTDAPGCRETVRPGVNGSMVPVGNAAALAQAMRELIENPERIERMGAASLDYARERFDVTKVNEAMVDAMELNRER; this is encoded by the coding sequence GTGGCTGAACGCGTCGTCGTCATCGCCTCGGATGCCCGATCCTTTCTCAATTTCCGATCGCCGCTACTGCTTCGGTTTCGCGACCTGGGATTGGACGTGACCTGCCTTGCCCCCGACTTGTCGAGGCACGACGATGTCGGCGCCGTCCTGACCGGTCACGGGATCGCGGTCGAGCCGCTCGACCTCGATCGCACCGGGCTCAATCCGCTGTCCGACGCACGAGGCTTTTTCAAGCTGGTGGCCACCCTTCGCCGCATCGGAGCGCAGCATCTGCTCGCCTATACGATCAAGCCTGTTGTCTACGGAATGCTGGCCGGCTGGCTGGCGCGCATCCCGCGTCGCACTGCGCTGATCACCGGCCTTGGCTATGCATTTACCGGGGAAGCGACGGGACGGCGGGGCGCGGTTCAGCGGGTCGCCCGGCGTCTTTATCGCGCTGCACTGGCGCGGGCGAGCGCGATCATCTTCCAGAACCCCGACGATGCGGCGCTGTTTGCCTCGATGAACCTCCTTCCCGCCAAGGTTCCGGTGACGGTCGTCAGTGGTTCGGGCGTGGATCTGTCGCATTACCCGCCGCAGCCATTGCCTGGCGGCCCGCTGCAATTCCTGATGATTTCCCGACTGCTGTCCGCGAAGGGCGTACGGGAATATGCGCGCGCCGCCGCGATGCTGAAAAGCGAGGGGCACGACGCCCGTTTCCTTCTCGTCGGAGCGCGGGACAGCAATCCCGACGCCGTCTCGAGGGAAGAAGCGGAAAGTTGGAACGCCCACGGGGCGCTCGAGTGGTTGGGACCCAGCGACGACGTTCGCCCGCACCTTGCGAACTGTCACGTCTACGTGCTGCCGAGCTACCGGGAAGGGACGCCGCGTTCGACGCTGGAGGCGATGGCGACGGGCCGGGCAGTGGTGACGACCGATGCGCCCGGCTGCCGCGAGACGGTGCGGCCTGGGGTCAACGGTTCGATGGTACCGGTCGGCAATGCCGCGGCGCTGGCTCAGGCCATGCGAGAATTGATCGAAAATCCCGAGCGGATCGAGCGAATGGGCGCGGCGTCGCTGGACTATGCGCGCGAGCGCTTTGATGTCACAAAGGTCAACGAGGCCATGGTGGACGCGATGGAGTTGAATCGTGAGCGTTGA
- a CDS encoding O-antigen ligase family protein, protein MKSAVRPAPWQMTFIQWVLLFAVATSPVYILPAGGPQIGHFATLVLILAAISRPVHLVPADHLLGWLCFVALVRTAVGVTIEEGNPAYFDDVAFTVFPVLSFLAIRQMAYDPANDRVIRNGLLIALFITVTVLVATGDYTLTGQIERAVGTFQNPNQLAYFSVLATAMLALLFFTRRISDALLIAGLVLTTFLSLVALSKSGMLAQYLALGVIIQSYLREKLGDIAAMLILSLGFVALTLFLFSGVFDDLTFMRRLSDIGQQQDDSFAERGYFASLNGNPLHFLFGLGPAGSHEVVGHEIHSTIASFFGKYGVIGLLLFAGFLIDWIVKLWRAFGFWQTAAMTVGFLLYGIAHNGARFAMFWILAAVSYAFAQRTIYARQMPMPTTVARG, encoded by the coding sequence ATGAAATCCGCGGTGCGTCCGGCACCGTGGCAGATGACCTTCATTCAGTGGGTGCTGCTGTTCGCGGTCGCCACCAGTCCCGTCTATATCCTCCCCGCGGGAGGGCCGCAGATCGGTCATTTCGCGACCCTCGTCCTCATTCTCGCGGCAATCTCGCGGCCCGTTCACCTCGTCCCGGCCGACCATCTGCTCGGCTGGCTATGTTTCGTGGCGCTGGTCCGAACCGCCGTCGGCGTGACGATTGAAGAGGGCAATCCCGCCTATTTCGACGATGTCGCCTTCACGGTCTTTCCGGTCCTCAGTTTCCTCGCGATCCGGCAGATGGCCTACGACCCCGCCAACGACCGCGTCATCCGCAATGGGCTGCTCATCGCGCTGTTCATCACCGTCACGGTTCTGGTCGCCACCGGAGACTATACCCTGACGGGCCAGATCGAGCGCGCGGTCGGCACGTTCCAGAATCCCAACCAGCTGGCCTATTTCTCGGTGCTGGCGACGGCGATGCTCGCCTTGCTTTTCTTTACCCGGCGGATCAGCGATGCGCTGCTCATCGCGGGTCTGGTCCTCACGACCTTCCTGTCGTTGGTCGCGCTGTCAAAGAGTGGGATGCTGGCGCAATATCTTGCGCTCGGCGTGATCATTCAGTCCTATCTGCGCGAAAAGCTCGGCGATATCGCGGCGATGCTGATCCTGTCGCTCGGTTTCGTCGCGCTGACCCTCTTCCTGTTCAGCGGCGTCTTCGACGATCTGACCTTCATGCGGCGCTTGTCCGACATCGGCCAGCAGCAGGACGACAGTTTCGCCGAGCGCGGCTACTTCGCCTCGTTGAACGGCAATCCGTTGCATTTCCTGTTCGGGCTCGGACCCGCCGGTTCGCACGAGGTCGTGGGACATGAAATTCACAGCACCATCGCATCCTTCTTCGGCAAGTATGGCGTGATCGGTCTTCTTCTCTTCGCCGGATTCCTCATCGACTGGATCGTCAAACTCTGGCGGGCTTTCGGCTTCTGGCAGACCGCAGCGATGACGGTCGGCTTCCTCCTCTACGGCATCGCGCACAACGGGGCGCGCTTCGCCATGTTCTGGATCCTCGCGGCGGTCAGTTATGCCTTCGCGCAGCGGACGATCTATGCGCGTCAGATGCCGATGCCCACGACTGTCGCCCGTGGCTGA
- the tviB gene encoding Vi polysaccharide biosynthesis UDP-N-acetylglucosamine C-6 dehydrogenase TviB, whose protein sequence is MMQIEEVKPAVIGLGYVGLPLAVELGKQRETLGFDINPDRIAALSEGRDATLEVEPDELAEADRLRFSHDAGDLAEANFYIVTVPTPIDANRSPDLGPLLAASRTIGPHLRAGDVVVYESTVYPGCTEEDCVPVLEEKSGLKVNRDFFVGYSPERINPGDKEHRLPSIMKVTAGSTPEAAELIDKFYRSIITAGTHKAPSIRVAEAAKVIENTQRDLNIALVNELAILFDKMDIDTLAVLEAAGTKWNFLPFRPGLVGGHCIGVDPYYLTHKAEAIGHHPEIILAGRRLNDAMGAYAANRLVKEMLKRRMHVQGARILVLGLAFKENCPDVRNTRVVDVVRELEQFGAEVEIHDPWVEAADAERLYDVTMTEKPETGDYDAVILAVPHQIFLDQGADSLRAYAREDAPFFDLKARFAADQSTLRL, encoded by the coding sequence ATGATGCAGATTGAAGAGGTCAAGCCGGCGGTGATCGGACTGGGCTATGTCGGGCTGCCACTGGCGGTCGAGCTCGGCAAGCAGCGCGAAACGCTCGGGTTCGACATCAATCCCGACCGCATCGCCGCGCTGTCCGAGGGTCGCGATGCGACGCTGGAGGTAGAGCCCGACGAACTGGCCGAAGCCGATCGGCTGCGTTTCAGTCACGACGCGGGCGATCTCGCAGAGGCGAATTTCTATATCGTCACCGTTCCCACGCCGATCGACGCCAATCGCAGTCCCGATCTCGGTCCCCTGCTCGCCGCGAGCCGGACGATCGGTCCGCACCTGAGGGCGGGAGATGTCGTGGTCTACGAATCCACCGTCTACCCCGGCTGCACCGAGGAGGATTGCGTTCCCGTCCTCGAGGAGAAATCGGGGTTGAAGGTCAATCGCGACTTTTTCGTCGGCTACAGTCCGGAGCGGATCAATCCCGGCGACAAGGAACACCGCCTCCCGAGCATCATGAAGGTGACCGCGGGCTCGACTCCCGAAGCCGCCGAACTGATCGACAAATTCTATCGATCGATCATTACCGCCGGAACGCACAAGGCGCCGTCGATCCGCGTCGCCGAAGCGGCCAAGGTGATCGAGAATACGCAACGCGATCTCAACATCGCGCTCGTGAACGAACTCGCCATTCTGTTCGACAAGATGGACATCGACACGCTCGCGGTACTGGAGGCGGCGGGCACGAAATGGAACTTCCTGCCCTTCCGTCCGGGTCTTGTCGGGGGGCACTGCATCGGGGTCGACCCCTACTATCTCACTCACAAGGCCGAAGCGATCGGCCACCATCCCGAGATCATCCTGGCGGGGCGGCGATTGAACGATGCGATGGGAGCCTATGCCGCCAACCGGCTGGTGAAGGAAATGCTCAAACGCCGCATGCATGTGCAGGGAGCGCGGATCCTCGTATTGGGTCTCGCCTTCAAGGAAAATTGCCCCGACGTCCGCAACACGCGCGTGGTGGATGTCGTCCGGGAGCTCGAGCAGTTCGGTGCCGAGGTGGAGATCCACGACCCGTGGGTCGAGGCCGCGGATGCGGAGCGTCTCTACGACGTCACCATGACGGAGAAACCCGAGACGGGCGATTATGACGCCGTGATCCTCGCCGTGCCGCACCAGATCTTCCTCGATCAGGGCGCCGATAGCCTGCGCGCCTATGCCCGCGAAGACGCGCCCTTCTTCGACCTTAAGGCACGGTTCGCGGCCGACCAGTCGACGCTCCGGCTCTGA